Proteins from one Amycolatopsis benzoatilytica AK 16/65 genomic window:
- a CDS encoding tRNA pseudouridine synthase A — MDVSYDGTDFSGWARQPGRRTVQAELEQALRRQPPGESVPKSVVVAGRTDAGVHATGQVVHVDVVPLEPGAPGRIPVDEHGIPDLTRMRGRWNKLLPADARVLAARVAPDGFDARFSAIRRHYRYRVSDAPWGVDPLRRNDTLAWGRPLWTDRMNAAAQSLLGLQDFAAYCKQRDGGTTIRELQRLEWVRIDEHLLEMRVSADAFCHSMVRSLVGVLLLVGDGRRGTGWPGDVLASGTRDSAVAPAHGLTLTAVDYPPDELLAARAEQTRNVRLSTDL; from the coding sequence TTGGACGTCAGCTACGACGGCACCGACTTCTCCGGCTGGGCGCGCCAGCCCGGCCGGCGCACCGTGCAGGCCGAGCTGGAACAGGCGCTGCGGCGGCAGCCACCGGGGGAATCGGTGCCGAAGTCAGTGGTCGTCGCCGGTCGCACGGACGCCGGAGTGCACGCGACCGGACAGGTCGTGCACGTCGACGTCGTCCCGCTCGAACCTGGCGCGCCCGGCCGGATCCCGGTCGATGAGCACGGCATCCCGGACCTGACCCGGATGCGCGGGCGCTGGAACAAGCTGCTGCCCGCGGACGCTCGGGTGCTGGCCGCCCGTGTCGCTCCGGACGGCTTCGACGCCCGGTTCTCCGCCATCCGCCGGCACTACCGCTATCGCGTGTCCGACGCTCCTTGGGGCGTCGATCCGCTGCGCCGCAACGACACCCTCGCGTGGGGCCGTCCACTGTGGACAGACCGGATGAACGCCGCCGCGCAGTCCTTGCTGGGATTGCAGGACTTCGCCGCGTACTGCAAACAGCGCGACGGCGGTACGACGATCCGCGAACTGCAGCGCCTGGAATGGGTGCGGATCGACGAGCATCTGCTCGAGATGCGGGTCAGCGCGGACGCGTTCTGCCATTCGATGGTGCGCAGCCTGGTCGGCGTGCTGCTGCTGGTCGGGGACGGCCGGCGAGGAACCGGCTGGCCCGGCGACGTCCTGGCGAGCGGAACCCGGGACAGTGCGGTGGCTCCGGCGCACGGCCTGACCTTGACCGCGGTCGACTATCCGCCGGACGAGCTGCTGGCCGCGAGGGCGGAGCAGACTCGCAACGTCCGGTTGTCCACCGACCTTTAG
- the rplQ gene encoding 50S ribosomal protein L17, with product MPTPTKGARLGGSAAHERLILANLATQLFEHGKITTTEAKAKRVRPLAEKLITKAKRGDLHNRRLVQKVVRDKDVVHKLFAEIGPHFAERAGGYTRITKTVPRKGDNAAMAVIELVAEKTVTSEAERARKTKFAKDAEAPAAAPVEETVEAAAEETAEVAPAAEEAPAADEAAASDDADAKKD from the coding sequence ATGCCCACCCCTACCAAGGGAGCCCGGCTCGGCGGGTCTGCCGCGCACGAGCGGCTGATCCTGGCCAACTTGGCCACGCAGCTGTTCGAGCACGGCAAGATCACGACGACCGAGGCGAAGGCCAAGCGGGTCCGCCCGCTGGCTGAGAAGCTGATCACCAAGGCGAAGCGGGGCGACCTGCACAACCGTCGCCTGGTGCAGAAGGTTGTCCGGGACAAGGACGTCGTGCACAAGCTGTTCGCTGAGATCGGCCCGCACTTCGCGGAGCGCGCCGGCGGCTACACCCGCATCACCAAGACGGTGCCGCGCAAGGGCGACAACGCCGCCATGGCCGTCATCGAACTGGTCGCGGAGAAGACCGTGACCTCCGAGGCCGAGCGGGCCCGCAAGACCAAGTTCGCCAAGGACGCAGAGGCTCCGGCCGCCGCGCCCGTGGAGGAGACCGTCGAGGCTGCTGCCGAGGAGACCGCTGAGGTCGCCCCGGCCGCCGAAGAAGCCCCGGCCGCCGACGAGGCCGCTGCCTCGGACGACGCCGACGCCAAGAAGGACTGA
- a CDS encoding DNA-directed RNA polymerase subunit alpha, producing the protein MLISQRPALGEETVNETRSRFTIEPLEPGFGYTLGNSLRRTLLSSIPGAAVTSIRIDGVLHEFTTVPGVKEDVTDIILNLKELVVSSEEDEPVTMYLRKQGPGEVTAADIVPPAGVTVHNPDLHIASLNGKGKLEIELVVERGRGYVPALQNKQAGAEIGRIPVDSIYSPVLKVTYKVEATRVEQRTDFDKLILDVETKPSITARDAVASAGKTLVELFGLARELNVDAEGIEIGPSPQEADTIAAYAMPIEDLDLTVRSYNCLKREGIHTVGELVSRSEADLLDIRNFGAKSIDEVKLKLVGLGLALKDSPPGFDPSAAATSYDGEGWSEGVGGIGGGISDDGHDDGQDYAETEQL; encoded by the coding sequence ATGCTGATTTCCCAGCGGCCGGCTCTCGGCGAAGAGACGGTCAACGAGACCCGCTCCCGGTTCACCATCGAACCGCTGGAGCCCGGCTTCGGCTACACGCTCGGCAACTCGCTGCGGCGCACGCTGCTGTCGTCCATCCCGGGCGCGGCCGTGACGAGCATCCGCATCGACGGCGTGCTGCACGAATTCACCACCGTTCCGGGGGTGAAGGAAGACGTCACCGACATCATCCTGAACCTGAAGGAACTGGTCGTGTCCTCGGAAGAGGACGAGCCGGTCACCATGTACCTGCGCAAGCAGGGCCCGGGTGAGGTCACGGCTGCCGACATCGTGCCGCCCGCGGGCGTCACCGTGCACAACCCGGATCTGCACATCGCGTCGCTGAACGGCAAGGGCAAGCTCGAGATCGAGCTCGTCGTCGAGCGCGGCCGCGGTTACGTTCCGGCCCTGCAGAACAAGCAGGCGGGCGCGGAGATCGGCCGGATCCCGGTCGACTCGATCTACTCGCCGGTGCTGAAGGTGACCTACAAGGTCGAGGCCACCCGTGTCGAGCAGCGCACCGACTTCGACAAGCTGATCCTGGACGTCGAGACCAAGCCGTCGATCACCGCGCGCGACGCGGTGGCCTCGGCCGGCAAGACGCTGGTGGAGCTGTTCGGTCTCGCCCGCGAGCTGAACGTCGACGCGGAGGGCATCGAGATCGGCCCGTCGCCGCAGGAGGCAGACACCATCGCCGCCTACGCGATGCCGATCGAGGACCTGGACCTCACCGTCCGGTCGTACAACTGCCTGAAGCGCGAAGGCATCCACACGGTGGGCGAGCTCGTCTCGCGCTCCGAGGCGGACCTGCTCGACATCCGCAACTTCGGCGCCAAGTCGATCGACGAGGTCAAGCTGAAGCTCGTCGGCCTCGGCCTCGCGCTGAAGGACAGCCCGCCCGGGTTCGACCCGTCCGCGGCTGCCACCAGCTACGACGGCGAAGGCTGGTCGGAAGGGGTCGGCGGCATCGGCGGCGGCATTTCGGACGACGGCCACGACGATGGCCAGGACTACGCAGAGACTGAGCAGCTCTGA
- the eccD gene encoding type VII secretion integral membrane protein EccD: MATGTTVFSRVTVVAPTTRIDVALPADVAVADLLPMLLEMAKEVTPDGGARHGGWALAKLGDAPLDPSRTLASLGVVDGELLQLRKRNENPPPPLYDDVVDAIAESDPDTFRPWTKETARRFGHAAGGLALFFSALALFFSGSLYGGSSLGPAIAGGLGAIACVAVGATLVKGYQAEATGVLIASAGGLPLAFVSGFYIVPGLSVRANLLLGAVLVLIVSAVCILVVGAGIRVFIATATAGVFGALAFLVATLVTSTNTASVAAGTVAVALACISFLPRATIWLAKLPLPYVPSTAEELKEDSGFPDYEAIEQRTAVAHDYMTGLMIGCGATTALAAILATTAPNVFGIILGIIATLVLLLRARAYANGAQAIALLTTGMIAGAGILLGWLFFSATADQRLLYVFGALILIAAASLVVGVVFPDQRFSPPLRRAVEIIEAICIAVVLPLALGVMDLYSTLRHLNLK; this comes from the coding sequence ACGGTATTCAGCAGGGTCACAGTGGTCGCACCGACCACACGCATCGACGTGGCCCTCCCGGCCGACGTCGCGGTGGCCGACCTGCTGCCGATGCTGCTGGAGATGGCGAAGGAGGTCACTCCGGACGGCGGCGCCCGCCACGGCGGATGGGCACTGGCGAAGCTCGGCGACGCGCCGCTGGACCCCAGCCGCACGCTGGCGTCGCTGGGCGTGGTCGACGGCGAACTGCTGCAGCTGCGGAAACGCAACGAGAACCCGCCGCCGCCGCTGTACGACGACGTGGTCGACGCGATCGCCGAGTCCGACCCGGACACCTTCCGTCCGTGGACGAAGGAGACCGCGCGCCGGTTCGGTCACGCAGCGGGCGGGCTGGCCCTGTTCTTCTCGGCGCTGGCTCTGTTCTTCAGCGGTTCGCTCTACGGCGGCTCCTCGCTCGGCCCGGCCATCGCCGGCGGCCTCGGCGCGATCGCCTGCGTCGCGGTCGGCGCCACCCTGGTCAAGGGCTACCAGGCCGAAGCGACCGGCGTGCTGATCGCTTCGGCGGGCGGCCTCCCGCTGGCGTTCGTCAGCGGCTTCTACATCGTGCCCGGCCTGTCCGTCCGGGCGAACCTGCTGCTCGGCGCGGTCCTGGTGCTGATCGTCTCGGCGGTCTGCATCCTGGTCGTGGGCGCGGGCATCCGGGTCTTCATCGCGACCGCCACCGCCGGCGTGTTCGGAGCGCTCGCCTTCCTCGTCGCGACGCTGGTGACCAGCACGAACACGGCCTCGGTCGCGGCCGGCACGGTCGCCGTCGCGCTCGCCTGCATCTCGTTCCTGCCGCGCGCCACCATCTGGCTGGCCAAACTGCCGCTGCCGTACGTGCCGAGCACCGCCGAAGAACTCAAGGAAGACTCCGGCTTCCCGGACTACGAAGCGATCGAGCAGCGCACCGCGGTCGCGCACGACTACATGACCGGTCTGATGATCGGCTGCGGCGCGACCACCGCGCTCGCCGCGATTCTCGCGACCACCGCGCCGAATGTCTTCGGCATCATCCTCGGCATCATCGCCACCCTGGTCCTGCTGCTGCGCGCCCGCGCGTACGCGAACGGCGCGCAGGCCATCGCGCTGCTCACCACCGGCATGATCGCTGGAGCGGGCATCCTGCTCGGCTGGCTGTTCTTCTCGGCCACCGCGGACCAGCGGCTGCTGTACGTGTTCGGCGCGCTGATCCTGATCGCCGCCGCCTCGCTGGTGGTCGGCGTGGTCTTCCCGGACCAGCGCTTCTCCCCGCCGCTGCGCCGCGCGGTCGAGATCATCGAGGCGATCTGCATCGCCGTGGTGCTGCCGCTCGCGCTGGGCGTCATGGACCTCTACTCGACGCTGCGCCACCTGAACCTCAAATGA
- the rpsD gene encoding 30S ribosomal protein S4: MARYTGPATRISRRLKVDLIGGDQAFERRPYPPGQHGRGRIKESEYLLQSQEKQKARYTYGVLERQFVRYYKEAVRRPGKTGENLLQILESRLDNVIYRAGIARTRRQARQLVSHGHFVVNGVKVNVPSYQVTKWDIIDVRPKSMGMLPFVAAKESFGDRPVPAWLQVVQSNLRVLVHQLPERAQIDVPVQEQLIVELYSK, from the coding sequence ATGGCTCGTTACACCGGCCCCGCGACGCGTATTTCGCGTCGCCTCAAGGTTGACCTCATCGGCGGCGACCAGGCGTTCGAACGTCGCCCCTACCCGCCGGGCCAGCACGGCCGCGGGCGCATCAAGGAGTCTGAGTACCTCCTGCAGTCGCAGGAGAAGCAGAAGGCTCGCTACACCTACGGCGTTCTCGAGCGCCAGTTCGTCCGGTACTACAAGGAAGCCGTGCGGCGTCCGGGCAAGACCGGTGAGAACCTGCTGCAGATCCTCGAGTCCCGTCTGGACAACGTGATCTACCGCGCCGGCATCGCCCGCACCCGTCGCCAGGCCCGCCAGCTGGTGAGCCACGGCCACTTCGTGGTCAACGGCGTCAAGGTCAACGTGCCGTCCTACCAGGTCACCAAGTGGGACATCATCGACGTCCGCCCGAAGTCGATGGGCATGCTGCCGTTCGTGGCCGCCAAGGAGTCCTTCGGCGACCGTCCGGTCCCGGCGTGGCTGCAGGTCGTCCAGTCGAACCTCCGCGTGCTGGTCCACCAGCTGCCGGAGCGCGCGCAGATCGACGTTCCGGTTCAGGAACAGCTGATCGTCGAGCTTTACTCGAAGTAG
- a CDS encoding type VII secretion-associated serine protease mycosin — protein MGSRRSVPRKLGLPGRAGVALFAAGLGMLSPFAAAPASAQTAATPAGSWATPPPLPPGYGPPADEGGPDKKYKKKNECVQRSLGQNVVINARPWGQDYLQLDKAQQIVRAKTGSVGGGQKVAVIDTGVTKHPWFQDRLESGGDYVAPPDNGIAPGLQDCDGHGTEVAGIIAGNPRDPNVGFIGVAPDAHIVSYRQLSENYTKDDSPQQPPASSGNSQPPPASSGNSQLPPSSGGGTGSGQPGGTAPQQDNKGDNRQLAKEGTAGTLKTLAEIIRNIADGQRAGVINMSVDHCRAGTAPGDIQDGERQVQAAVKYATDRNIVVVAAAGNVSEGCPQNDQADPNKPKSIVTPPWFADDVLSVGAIDDDGSVAQFSVHGPWVGVAAPGTKIVSLDPAQDSQGLANLTISNGQASQIQGTSFAAPYVAGLAALVRQMYPRLNAKEVIKRIEATAQHPAAPGGRDNFVGYGVVDPVAALTANLPGDTGDLTPPKPVVQEAVLPPSGAGSSTPMIVALAGTGGGVAALLITLFVMHTIRRNRPSSPKPR, from the coding sequence ATGGGCTCCCGTCGTTCGGTCCCGCGCAAACTCGGCTTGCCGGGCCGGGCCGGGGTCGCGCTGTTCGCGGCCGGGCTCGGGATGTTGTCCCCGTTCGCCGCCGCGCCGGCTTCCGCGCAGACCGCGGCCACGCCGGCGGGCAGCTGGGCCACGCCGCCGCCGCTGCCGCCCGGTTACGGACCGCCGGCCGACGAGGGCGGGCCGGACAAGAAGTACAAGAAGAAGAACGAGTGCGTGCAGCGCAGCCTCGGGCAGAACGTCGTCATCAACGCCCGGCCGTGGGGCCAGGACTACCTGCAGCTGGACAAGGCCCAGCAGATCGTCCGGGCGAAGACGGGCTCGGTCGGCGGCGGCCAGAAGGTCGCCGTGATCGACACCGGTGTCACGAAGCACCCGTGGTTCCAGGACCGGCTGGAGAGCGGCGGGGACTACGTCGCGCCGCCGGACAACGGGATCGCCCCCGGCCTGCAGGACTGCGACGGGCACGGCACCGAGGTCGCCGGGATCATCGCGGGCAACCCCCGCGACCCGAACGTCGGGTTCATCGGGGTGGCTCCGGACGCGCACATCGTGTCCTACCGCCAGCTCAGCGAGAACTACACCAAGGACGACAGCCCGCAGCAGCCGCCGGCGAGCAGCGGGAACAGCCAGCCCCCGCCCGCGTCCAGCGGCAACAGCCAGCTGCCGCCGTCGTCCGGCGGCGGCACCGGCAGCGGCCAGCCCGGCGGCACCGCGCCGCAGCAGGACAACAAGGGCGACAACCGGCAGCTGGCCAAGGAAGGCACCGCGGGCACGCTCAAGACGCTCGCGGAGATCATCCGCAACATCGCCGACGGACAGCGCGCCGGCGTGATCAACATGTCCGTCGACCACTGTCGCGCCGGCACCGCCCCGGGTGACATCCAAGACGGCGAGCGGCAGGTCCAGGCCGCCGTGAAGTACGCGACCGACCGCAACATCGTCGTCGTCGCGGCGGCGGGCAACGTCTCGGAGGGCTGCCCGCAGAACGACCAGGCGGACCCCAACAAGCCGAAGTCCATCGTCACGCCGCCGTGGTTCGCCGACGACGTGCTGTCCGTCGGCGCGATCGACGATGACGGCAGCGTCGCGCAGTTCAGCGTGCACGGCCCATGGGTCGGCGTGGCCGCGCCGGGCACCAAGATCGTTTCGCTCGACCCGGCGCAGGACTCGCAGGGCCTGGCGAACCTGACCATTTCGAACGGCCAGGCGTCGCAGATCCAGGGCACCAGCTTCGCCGCGCCGTACGTGGCCGGCCTCGCCGCGCTGGTCCGTCAGATGTACCCGCGCCTCAATGCGAAAGAGGTCATCAAGCGGATCGAAGCGACCGCGCAGCACCCGGCCGCGCCAGGCGGGCGGGACAACTTCGTTGGCTACGGCGTGGTCGACCCGGTGGCCGCGCTCACCGCGAACCTGCCGGGCGACACCGGCGACCTGACACCGCCGAAGCCGGTCGTGCAGGAGGCGGTCCTGCCGCCGTCCGGCGCGGGCAGCTCGACGCCGATGATCGTCGCGCTGGCCGGGACCGGCGGCGGAGTCGCGGCGCTGCTGATCACTCTGTTCGTGATGCACACGATCCGGCGCAACCGGCCTTCGTCACCGAAGCCTCGCTGA
- a CDS encoding WXG100 family type VII secretion target: protein MTEPSLAYVTELARELGVTDPVAAYYRPLTGRWEELDAEAERLRAAARTAARISTDLADDLGRIDASWSGPDADAFVAYMGEIRAASEGAEDALDALAGSLDQLTESMRKIAAAAEEILVDAADLLSESAMLPSGGASRARSQMRETGESLKSLCDSAEDVLQEFGRLCSGVDAPPGSPSSIELRHHYPAQQFRLHDADGPAGAPAPNASAAPAAESSKPGSQAVAQEPVSAAESSAASAGESAVASSAADAVSPSAAENPHPGKETAADPNLEQGQAVVPPPEPIAPAPQPAAAANQGGGMSMMPMMPMMGGGGGGGGGATHKPKQRAAGKASEIFGEPAQVTPPVIGEDPPAKRPEKGGKTPKPGK from the coding sequence ATGACCGAGCCGTCCCTGGCGTACGTGACCGAGCTCGCGCGCGAGCTCGGGGTGACCGATCCGGTCGCCGCGTATTACCGGCCGCTGACCGGGCGCTGGGAGGAGCTGGACGCGGAGGCCGAGCGGCTGCGCGCCGCGGCCCGCACCGCGGCCCGTATCTCGACCGATCTCGCGGACGATCTGGGCCGGATCGACGCGTCCTGGTCTGGCCCGGACGCGGACGCGTTCGTTGCCTACATGGGCGAAATCCGGGCGGCCAGCGAAGGCGCGGAGGATGCGCTCGACGCACTCGCCGGATCGCTCGACCAGCTCACCGAATCGATGCGCAAGATCGCGGCCGCCGCCGAAGAGATCCTGGTCGACGCGGCCGACCTGCTGTCCGAGTCGGCGATGCTGCCCAGCGGCGGCGCGTCCCGGGCCCGGTCGCAGATGCGGGAGACCGGGGAATCGCTGAAATCGCTCTGCGACTCGGCGGAAGACGTCCTGCAGGAGTTCGGCCGGCTGTGCAGCGGCGTGGACGCGCCGCCCGGCAGCCCGTCGAGCATCGAGCTGCGGCACCACTATCCGGCGCAACAGTTCCGACTGCACGACGCGGACGGACCGGCGGGCGCTCCTGCGCCGAATGCTTCGGCAGCGCCGGCCGCCGAGTCGTCGAAGCCGGGGTCGCAAGCCGTCGCGCAGGAACCGGTTTCCGCGGCCGAGTCGTCCGCCGCTTCGGCTGGAGAGTCCGCTGTGGCCTCGTCGGCAGCCGATGCGGTGAGCCCGTCGGCAGCGGAGAATCCTCACCCGGGCAAGGAAACCGCCGCGGACCCGAACCTGGAGCAGGGCCAAGCGGTCGTCCCGCCGCCCGAGCCGATCGCGCCGGCTCCCCAGCCGGCCGCGGCGGCGAATCAAGGCGGCGGCATGTCGATGATGCCGATGATGCCGATGATGGGCGGCGGCGGTGGCGGTGGCGGCGGTGCGACGCACAAGCCGAAACAGCGCGCCGCGGGCAAAGCGTCCGAGATCTTCGGCGAGCCCGCGCAGGTCACCCCGCCGGTGATCGGTGAGGACCCGCCCGCGAAACGCCCTGAGAAGGGCGGGAAGACGCCGAAACCCGGAAAGTGA
- the eccE gene encoding type VII secretion protein EccE has product MAPPSRRRSGGISLGPLPVANLVVLEVGVAIGLVLLAINMQLKYVAIGVAALGLILAFLRVGGHWFTQWLGLTLRYRFRSHGRIATPPPPTPIEELAEESAITGPEDARVSLLRLAVPDLVVAHAVDHERQEVGIAWNDGTWTAVLLVEPMPAMISQAGGAPSLPLSALAPCLEDRGVVLDSIQMIWHSYPGSAAMPADAPALSSYLEVLGPLPAAARRTTWIAVRLDPRRCPEAIRERGGGVVGAHRAMIGALSRVRNALESQGVPTRPLDPDELLRASISAAELTAVAGSNEKVSLQESWTGVTAAGIGHSCYAISSWPKGKISGSLNALTSVRALSATVAMSISPSADEGRIGLRGVVRLSARNPRELDSAAQRLQNIAERLDVDLTPLKGLQVSAFSATLPIGGTA; this is encoded by the coding sequence ATGGCCCCGCCCTCGCGGCGGCGTTCCGGCGGCATCTCGCTCGGCCCGCTGCCGGTGGCGAACCTCGTCGTGCTGGAAGTCGGCGTCGCGATCGGCCTGGTGCTGCTCGCGATCAACATGCAGCTCAAGTACGTCGCGATCGGCGTCGCGGCGCTCGGCCTGATCCTCGCTTTCCTGCGCGTGGGCGGGCACTGGTTCACCCAGTGGCTCGGACTGACACTGCGCTACCGGTTCCGCTCGCACGGCCGGATCGCGACCCCGCCTCCGCCGACCCCGATCGAAGAACTCGCCGAAGAGAGCGCGATCACCGGCCCGGAGGACGCGCGGGTCAGCCTGCTGCGCCTCGCCGTGCCGGACCTCGTGGTGGCGCACGCCGTCGACCACGAACGGCAGGAAGTCGGCATCGCCTGGAACGACGGCACCTGGACCGCGGTCCTGCTCGTCGAGCCGATGCCGGCGATGATCTCCCAGGCAGGCGGCGCGCCCAGCCTCCCGCTGTCCGCGCTCGCGCCGTGCCTGGAAGACCGCGGCGTGGTGCTCGACTCCATCCAGATGATCTGGCACAGCTACCCCGGTTCGGCCGCGATGCCCGCGGACGCGCCCGCGCTCAGCTCGTATCTGGAGGTGCTCGGCCCGCTGCCCGCGGCGGCCCGGAGGACCACCTGGATCGCGGTCCGGCTGGACCCGCGGCGCTGCCCGGAGGCGATCCGGGAGCGCGGCGGCGGCGTCGTCGGCGCCCACCGCGCGATGATCGGCGCCCTGTCCCGGGTGCGCAACGCCCTCGAATCCCAGGGCGTGCCGACCCGGCCGCTCGACCCGGACGAGCTGCTGCGCGCCAGCATCTCGGCCGCCGAGCTCACCGCGGTCGCCGGCTCGAACGAGAAGGTCAGCCTGCAGGAAAGCTGGACCGGCGTCACCGCGGCCGGCATCGGGCACTCCTGCTACGCGATCAGCAGCTGGCCCAAGGGCAAGATCAGCGGCAGCCTGAACGCGCTCACCAGCGTGCGCGCGCTGTCCGCGACGGTGGCCATGTCGATTTCGCCGTCCGCCGACGAGGGCCGCATCGGCTTGCGCGGCGTGGTGCGGCTCAGCGCCCGCAACCCGCGTGAGCTGGACTCGGCCGCCCAGCGGCTGCAGAACATCGCCGAGCGACTGGACGTCGATCTGACCCCGCTGAAGGGCCTGCAAGTCTCGGCGTTCTCCGCGACGCTGCCGATCGGAGGTACGGCATGA
- the rpsK gene encoding 30S ribosomal protein S11, with amino-acid sequence MPPKTRTAGAKKVRRKEKKNVAHGHAHIKSTFNNTIVSITDPTGAVIAWASSGHVGFKGSRKSTPFAAQMAAENAARKAAEHGMKKVDVFVKGPGSGRETAIRSLQAAGLEVGTIQDVTPQPHNGCRPPKRRRV; translated from the coding sequence ATGCCACCCAAGACCCGCACTGCGGGGGCCAAGAAGGTCCGCCGCAAGGAAAAGAAGAATGTCGCGCACGGTCACGCGCACATCAAGAGCACCTTCAACAACACCATCGTCTCGATCACGGACCCGACCGGTGCCGTGATCGCGTGGGCGTCGAGCGGCCACGTGGGCTTCAAGGGCTCGCGCAAGTCGACTCCGTTCGCCGCGCAGATGGCCGCCGAGAACGCCGCCCGCAAGGCGGCCGAGCACGGCATGAAGAAGGTCGACGTCTTCGTGAAGGGCCCGGGCTCGGGCCGCGAGACGGCGATCCGCTCGCTGCAGGCGGCCGGCCTCGAGGTCGGCACCATCCAGGACGTGACCCCGCAGCCTCACAACGGCTGCCGCCCGCCCAAGCGGCGCCGGGTCTGA
- the eccB gene encoding type VII secretion protein EccB yields MPSTPTTKSQVQAYKFVLRRMQSALVRRDAVMLHDPMRSHGRATAVGVILGVLGAVVFVLWGLLSPAPSVPATDNIVIGEQSGTVYVVTGNPARLIPTFNLASARLILMAQKQQASQGQGQGGAPAQPQAADVKNPTVVSDEQLKGMPRDKLTGIPDGPQLLPSADQRISPNWAVCDEVKLNPKLPQPDSINQTDTDVVAGVPNLGTELQDKQALLGDTGNGKTYLIYRQPATQAHPDSNTVRAALPSDVNDPVRAALRLPSKARKVSQAFLNAIREVTPLNPPAVDGDGTTAPGNFDGLTVGSVFSTQPAGDVQEFWLIAKTGIQKVSPAVADIVRTAKSGGTATTVQLGLDRLNNVKVLQPGDAGYVDVDTYPKVVPTVLDATQNSQVACLGWALNADHSQAHTSVYINNKVPVPANADGSSKILSVSTPGPNGLPITGFYMPTGYGAVVQSATDAKETFNKGPIQLISDRGIRYGVPDVATAEGLGLNNRLPAPESIIGLLPTGASLNVQNVMKQFDSVPIDPNAGSYKQPAAAAGQAPAGN; encoded by the coding sequence ATGCCATCAACACCCACGACTAAGTCTCAGGTTCAGGCATATAAGTTCGTCCTGCGCAGGATGCAGTCCGCGCTGGTCCGCCGCGACGCGGTGATGCTGCACGACCCGATGCGCTCGCACGGGCGGGCTACCGCGGTCGGCGTCATCCTCGGCGTTCTCGGCGCGGTGGTCTTCGTGCTGTGGGGGCTGCTGAGCCCCGCGCCGTCGGTCCCGGCGACGGACAACATCGTGATCGGCGAGCAGTCCGGCACCGTGTATGTCGTCACCGGCAACCCGGCGCGGCTCATCCCGACGTTCAACCTGGCGTCCGCGCGGCTGATTCTCATGGCGCAGAAGCAGCAGGCGAGTCAGGGACAAGGCCAGGGGGGTGCGCCGGCCCAGCCGCAGGCGGCCGACGTGAAGAACCCCACGGTCGTCTCGGACGAGCAGCTCAAGGGCATGCCGCGCGACAAGCTCACCGGCATCCCGGACGGCCCGCAGCTGCTGCCCTCGGCCGACCAACGCATTTCACCCAATTGGGCGGTCTGCGACGAGGTCAAGCTGAACCCGAAGCTGCCGCAGCCGGACTCGATCAACCAGACCGACACCGACGTGGTGGCCGGCGTCCCTAACCTCGGCACCGAGTTGCAGGACAAGCAGGCCCTGCTCGGCGACACGGGCAACGGGAAGACCTACCTCATCTACCGGCAGCCGGCCACGCAGGCTCACCCGGACTCGAACACGGTGCGCGCGGCGCTGCCGAGCGACGTGAACGACCCGGTGCGCGCGGCGCTGCGGCTGCCGTCGAAGGCACGAAAGGTGTCGCAGGCGTTCCTGAACGCGATTCGCGAGGTCACTCCGCTGAACCCGCCCGCGGTGGACGGCGACGGCACAACCGCTCCGGGCAACTTCGACGGCCTGACCGTCGGCAGCGTCTTCTCGACCCAGCCGGCCGGAGATGTGCAGGAGTTCTGGCTGATCGCCAAGACCGGCATCCAGAAGGTGTCGCCGGCGGTCGCGGACATCGTTCGCACGGCGAAGAGCGGCGGCACGGCCACCACGGTGCAGCTCGGCCTGGACCGGCTCAACAACGTCAAGGTGCTGCAGCCCGGCGACGCCGGCTACGTGGACGTCGACACCTACCCGAAGGTCGTGCCGACGGTCCTCGACGCCACTCAGAACTCGCAGGTGGCTTGCCTCGGCTGGGCGTTGAACGCCGACCACTCCCAGGCGCACACCTCGGTGTACATCAACAACAAGGTCCCGGTGCCGGCCAACGCCGACGGCAGCTCGAAGATCCTGAGCGTCAGCACTCCCGGTCCGAACGGCCTTCCGATCACCGGCTTCTACATGCCGACCGGGTACGGCGCGGTGGTGCAGTCGGCCACCGATGCCAAGGAGACCTTCAACAAGGGCCCGATCCAGCTGATCTCCGACCGCGGCATCCGCTACGGCGTGCCGGACGTGGCGACCGCGGAAGGACTCGGGCTGAACAACCGGCTGCCCGCGCCGGAGTCGATCATCGGGCTGCTGCCCACCGGCGCGTCGCTGAACGTGCAGAACGTGATGAAGCAGTTCGACTCGGTGCCGATCGACCCGAACGCCGGCTCGTACAAGCAGCCAGCCGCGGCGGCCGGACAGGCGCCTGCCGGGAACTGA